ATCTACTTAATTTGCCCTCTAAAATAACTTTACCTTCTTTTTTTTCTATAAGCTTATACTTTCCTTCAAATTCAATTTTTCTTTCCTTAGTTTGAATAAAGGTTTCATAAGCTACAGGAACTAAATATACTTTCGTTATTTCTCCTTTTAATATTAAGTCAGCTCTTGATTCATCATATACAGGCATTAAAAATTTCCCCTCAGCTAATTTATGTCTTAGTTCATAAGCGAGCATCTCTCCTAAGGCAGTTTCTGAAGTAAAGTTTTTCCAAGGGGCAATATAAACAGTTTGCCATTCAGGCTTAAAATAGGAAGGTCTTTCTTGAAATTGGTAACCACAGGAAAAAAAGAAAAAACTAAGAAACAACAAAATTAACCAATTTCTTAGGCACAAATACCACATTTTTTAAATTCTTTCCCTCCAAATATTTTTTTATTTTTGGACGCTCTTGAGCTAATCTTATAATTTCTTCCTTAGAAAGCTCAACAGGAACCTCTATCTGATCTCTTACTTTACCATTAACTTGAATTACAAGAATAAAGATATCTTCTTCAATAAGAGCAGGATCATATTCAGGAAATTTCTCTAAGGAAATAA
The window above is part of the Thermodesulfobacterium geofontis OPF15 genome. Proteins encoded here:
- the lptE gene encoding LPS assembly lipoprotein LptE, coding for MFLSFFFFSCGYQFQERPSYFKPEWQTVYIAPWKNFTSETALGEMLAYELRHKLAEGKFLMPVYDESRADLILKGEITKVYLVPVAYETFIQTKERKIEFEGKYKLIEKKEGKVILEGKLSRYEIYRVPIEVTSNVLDPGREEALKILAKDLAELILQDIMFKELEIK